In Bacteroides coprosuis DSM 18011, the following are encoded in one genomic region:
- a CDS encoding ribonucleoside-diphosphate reductase, adenosylcobalamin-dependent (InterPro IPR013344:IPR000788~KEGG: bfs:BF3619 putative ribonucleoside reductase~PFAM: Ribonucleotide reductase large subunit, C-terminal~PRIAM: Ribonucleoside-diphosphate reductase~SPTR: Ribonucleoside-diphosphate reductase;~TIGRFAM: Ribonucleoside-diphosphate reductase, adenosylcobalamin-dependent~IMG reference gene:2504105657~PFAM: Ribonucleotide reductase, all-alpha domain; Ribonucleotide reductase, barrel domain~TIGRFAM: ribonucleoside-diphosphate reductase, adenosylcobalamin-dependent): MKTYSYEEAFEESLKYFSGDELAARVWVNKYAMKDSYGSIYEKSPADMHWRIANELARVEKKYPNPLTSEELFKLLDKFKYIVPQGSPMTGIGNNYQVASLSNCFVIGVEGPGDSYGGIIKMDEEQVQLMKRRGGVGHDLSHIRPKGSPVKNSALTSTGIVPFMERYSNSTREVAQDGRRGALMLSVSIKHPDSEAFIDAKMTEGKITGANVSVKIDDEFMTAAINDKGYIQQYPIYSETPTTVKEIKAKSLWEKIVHNAWKSAEPGVLFWDTIIKESVPDCYADLGYRTVSTNPCGEIPLCPYDSCRLLAINLYSYVENPFTDKAKFNFDLFKKHVALAQRIMDDIIDLELEKIETILSKIKSDPENEEVKRTEYNLWQKIYKKTGQGRRTGVGITAEGDMLAALNLRYGTEEATDFSEEVHKTIALAAYNASVDMAKERGAFEVYDTDREANNPFINRLKDADSALYEKMKKYGRRNIACLTIAPTGTTSLMTQTTSGIEPVFLPVYKRRRKVNPNDTNVRVDFVDETGDAFEEYIVFHHKFVTWMEAKGYNPAKRYTQEEIDKLVEESPYNKATSNDVDWLMKVKMQGRIQKWVDHSISVTINLPNDVNEELVNKLYVEAWKAGCKGCTVYRDGSRSGVLIATEPKKDKEKESKEALAEGLLIPSMPTNPEVLKRPSELEADVVRFQNNKEKWVAFVGLYDGRPYEIFTGLQDDEEGISLPKSVVSGKIIKNVDEAGNKRYDFQFQNKRGYKTTIEGLSEKFNKEYWNYAKLISGVLRWGMPIDQVVKLVSSLQLDSESINNWKNGVERALKRYVQNGTKATGTKCPNCGNETLIYQEGCLICTTCGSSRCG, encoded by the coding sequence CCAAGGAAGTCCAATGACAGGCATCGGCAACAATTACCAAGTAGCATCTTTATCCAACTGCTTTGTAATTGGTGTAGAAGGCCCAGGCGACTCATACGGTGGTATTATTAAAATGGATGAGGAGCAAGTTCAACTGATGAAAAGACGTGGTGGAGTAGGTCACGACCTCTCTCATATCCGTCCAAAAGGATCACCAGTAAAAAACTCGGCTCTTACATCTACAGGTATTGTTCCTTTCATGGAAAGATACTCCAATTCTACCCGTGAAGTAGCACAAGATGGTCGTCGTGGAGCATTAATGCTTTCTGTATCAATAAAGCATCCAGATTCTGAAGCTTTTATTGACGCAAAAATGACTGAAGGCAAAATCACAGGAGCTAATGTTTCTGTAAAAATAGATGATGAATTTATGACTGCAGCTATTAATGACAAAGGCTACATTCAACAATATCCTATCTATTCAGAAACTCCAACAACAGTAAAAGAAATTAAGGCTAAATCATTATGGGAAAAGATTGTACATAATGCTTGGAAATCGGCTGAACCAGGAGTTTTATTTTGGGACACCATTATCAAGGAATCTGTGCCTGATTGTTATGCTGATCTTGGATATAGAACTGTTTCTACTAATCCTTGTGGAGAAATCCCATTATGCCCATACGACTCATGTCGTCTTCTAGCTATCAACTTATATTCATACGTTGAAAATCCTTTTACAGACAAAGCGAAATTCAATTTTGACCTATTCAAAAAGCATGTAGCTTTAGCTCAACGTATCATGGATGACATCATTGATCTTGAATTAGAAAAGATTGAAACTATTCTATCAAAAATCAAGAGTGATCCTGAAAATGAAGAAGTAAAGCGCACAGAATACAACTTATGGCAGAAAATCTATAAGAAAACAGGTCAAGGTCGTCGTACAGGTGTAGGTATCACTGCAGAAGGAGACATGTTGGCTGCATTAAATCTTCGTTATGGTACGGAAGAAGCTACAGATTTCTCTGAAGAAGTACACAAAACTATCGCTTTAGCTGCATACAATGCATCGGTTGATATGGCTAAGGAAAGAGGAGCTTTTGAAGTATATGATACGGATAGAGAAGCAAATAATCCATTTATCAACAGATTGAAAGATGCTGATTCTGCTCTATACGAAAAGATGAAAAAATATGGTCGTCGTAATATTGCTTGTTTAACTATTGCTCCAACTGGAACTACAAGCTTGATGACTCAAACCACTTCGGGCATCGAACCGGTATTCTTACCCGTTTACAAACGTAGAAGAAAAGTAAATCCTAACGACACCAATGTACGTGTTGATTTTGTTGACGAAACAGGAGATGCTTTCGAAGAATACATTGTTTTCCACCATAAATTTGTAACATGGATGGAAGCAAAAGGTTACAATCCAGCCAAACGCTATACACAAGAAGAAATAGATAAGCTTGTAGAAGAATCTCCATACAATAAAGCTACATCTAATGATGTAGACTGGTTGATGAAGGTAAAAATGCAGGGACGCATCCAGAAATGGGTAGATCACTCAATAAGTGTTACTATCAACCTACCCAATGATGTCAACGAAGAACTTGTAAACAAGTTATACGTTGAAGCATGGAAAGCTGGATGTAAAGGATGTACGGTATATCGTGATGGCTCAAGATCTGGTGTACTTATTGCAACAGAACCCAAAAAAGATAAGGAAAAAGAGAGTAAAGAAGCTCTTGCAGAAGGTCTACTTATTCCTTCTATGCCCACAAACCCAGAAGTTCTCAAACGTCCTAGTGAACTTGAAGCCGATGTAGTTCGCTTCCAAAACAACAAAGAAAAATGGGTAGCTTTTGTTGGTCTATATGATGGAAGACCTTATGAAATCTTCACAGGTTTACAAGATGATGAAGAGGGTATATCTCTTCCCAAAAGTGTGGTTTCTGGCAAAATCATCAAAAATGTTGATGAAGCAGGAAACAAACGATATGACTTCCAATTCCAAAACAAGAGAGGTTATAAAACTACTATTGAAGGATTATCTGAGAAGTTTAACAAAGAGTATTGGAACTATGCCAAATTAATCTCTGGCGTTCTAAGATGGGGTATGCCTATTGATCAAGTAGTAAAATTAGTGAGTTCTTTGCAGCTGGATAGTGAAAGCATTAACAACTGGAAAAACGGGGTTGAAAGAGCCTTAAAGCGATATGTGCAAAATGGCACTAAAGCTACAGGGACCAAATGCCCAAATTGCGGTAATGAAACTCTTATTTATCAGGAAGGATGCCTGATATGCACCACTTGTGGTTCATCACGCTGTGGATAA
- a CDS encoding 4-alpha-glucanotransferase (COGs: COG1640 4-alpha-glucanotransferase~InterPro IPR002044:IPR003385~KEGG: bfs:BF3620 putative alpha-glucanotransferase~PFAM: Glycoside hydrolase, family 77; Glycoside hydrolase, carbohydrate-binding~PRIAM: 4-alpha-glucanotransferase~SPTR: Putative alpha-glucanotransferase;~IMG reference gene:2504105658~PFAM: Starch binding domain; 4-alpha-glucanotransferase) codes for MRFHFSVEYRTNWGEEVKLVGSTPELGNNQIQKAIPLKTNDGTVWQAEVDINIPPHTIINYSYIISKKNELVREEWNGITRSIVIPSNANQTYFIEDSWHNIQKNRFNYSTAFTDIWFARDNKKQEKLIEADKSIILKAYSPTLRPNEVLAICGNQEILGNWNPSQALVMSDITFPEWQQAIDLSKLTQALEYKFVILEKETKQLIAWENAPNRTLNTSSQPQYTHKVISDRFTYFDRSRWKGTGTAIPVFALRTKRSWGIGEFLDLKQMVDWAKQTNQDLIQILPINDTTYTFSWLDSYPYRCISVFALNPIYLNLDELGIADTEYSEVYLQDRKKINQQKLLDFPYVQIKKHTYIHAVFKLKGQQTFESEAYQSFYNENKEWLVSYASYLYLRKKYATSKTHKWEEYKAYKPELVEALNQPDSPAYPFLQFIYFTQYHLYAQLKEVHDYAKSKGIVIKGDLPIGIGLNSVDAWVHPNLFHLESQAGAPPDDFAVQGQNWGFPTYNWEAMAKDDYSWWKRRLEYMSNFFDAYRIDHILGFFRIWSIPRSELLGTLGQFYPALPLSIQEIEKAGLKFNKDLFTKPYIHKSLLHKLFLTNRRKIVNQFFESTSHGLFNFKTEYNSQLKVHNFFKSNDSKDFNKKIESILLNLLTNVLFLEDKTQKGYYHPRIQAQKVAAYQLFKPEEKKAFDDLYEEFFYHRHDLFWQKEAYKKLPELIKATNMLVCGEDLGMIPNSVPWVMKDLSILSLEIQRMPKKYGLKIGYPSEYPYKSVSSFSTHDMSTIRGWWEESKENREVFTHEILKKDGVILKDINSHIAEEILSRELNSNSMLAIECIQDWLALSPEWYDILTPEEEQINIPANSKHEWKYRMPCYIEELIENEELNNKIKTLISNSKRNTENQNDESTNESNPIE; via the coding sequence ATGAGATTTCACTTTAGTGTAGAATATAGAACGAATTGGGGTGAGGAAGTGAAGCTCGTTGGTTCTACTCCCGAATTGGGAAATAACCAAATACAAAAAGCTATTCCTCTCAAAACAAATGATGGAACAGTGTGGCAAGCAGAGGTAGACATAAATATACCGCCACATACCATAATAAACTACTCCTATATCATTAGTAAAAAAAACGAACTGGTGAGAGAGGAATGGAATGGTATAACCCGCTCTATTGTAATACCCAGCAATGCCAATCAAACCTATTTCATAGAAGATTCTTGGCACAACATACAAAAGAACCGTTTCAATTATAGTACTGCATTTACAGATATCTGGTTTGCTCGGGATAACAAGAAGCAGGAAAAACTGATTGAGGCAGATAAGTCTATTATTCTAAAGGCTTACTCCCCTACCTTACGCCCTAATGAAGTGCTAGCCATCTGTGGAAACCAAGAGATTTTAGGCAACTGGAATCCCTCCCAAGCTCTAGTTATGTCGGATATTACATTTCCTGAATGGCAACAAGCAATAGACTTATCCAAGCTTACTCAAGCTTTGGAATATAAATTTGTAATCCTTGAGAAAGAAACAAAACAACTAATTGCATGGGAGAATGCTCCTAACCGAACACTGAACACTTCTTCGCAACCTCAATATACTCATAAAGTAATTTCAGATCGCTTCACCTATTTCGATAGAAGCAGATGGAAAGGTACGGGCACTGCAATCCCCGTCTTCGCACTACGCACTAAAAGAAGTTGGGGTATAGGTGAGTTTCTTGACTTAAAACAGATGGTAGACTGGGCTAAACAAACGAATCAAGATTTAATCCAAATTCTACCAATCAATGATACTACTTATACATTTTCGTGGTTAGACTCTTATCCTTATAGGTGTATTTCAGTTTTTGCACTCAATCCTATTTATCTTAATTTGGACGAATTAGGTATTGCTGACACGGAATATAGCGAAGTCTATTTACAAGACAGGAAAAAGATTAACCAACAGAAACTGTTAGATTTTCCTTATGTACAGATAAAAAAGCACACATACATCCATGCTGTTTTTAAGTTAAAAGGACAACAAACTTTTGAGAGTGAAGCTTACCAAAGTTTTTACAACGAAAATAAAGAATGGCTAGTAAGTTATGCTTCTTATCTATATCTACGAAAGAAGTATGCTACTTCAAAAACCCATAAATGGGAAGAATATAAAGCCTATAAGCCAGAACTCGTTGAAGCTCTTAACCAACCCGATAGTCCAGCTTATCCTTTCCTTCAGTTTATCTATTTTACGCAGTATCATTTATATGCCCAACTTAAAGAGGTTCATGACTATGCGAAATCAAAGGGAATAGTGATTAAAGGCGACCTGCCAATTGGTATCGGACTAAATAGCGTTGATGCTTGGGTACATCCTAATCTATTTCACTTAGAGAGCCAAGCGGGTGCACCACCTGATGATTTTGCTGTTCAAGGACAAAACTGGGGATTTCCTACTTACAATTGGGAAGCAATGGCTAAGGATGATTATAGCTGGTGGAAAAGAAGATTAGAATATATGTCCAACTTCTTCGACGCCTATCGTATTGATCATATTTTAGGTTTCTTTAGGATATGGAGCATTCCACGCAGTGAACTGCTAGGTACCTTAGGGCAATTCTATCCTGCACTACCTTTAAGTATCCAAGAAATAGAAAAGGCTGGACTTAAATTCAACAAAGATTTATTCACGAAGCCTTATATTCATAAAAGTTTACTTCATAAATTATTCTTGACGAATAGACGAAAAATAGTTAATCAGTTTTTTGAATCAACAAGTCATGGATTATTTAATTTCAAAACCGAATATAATTCTCAGCTAAAGGTACATAACTTCTTTAAATCCAATGACTCAAAAGATTTTAATAAGAAAATAGAGTCTATATTACTGAATCTTCTTACAAACGTTTTATTCTTAGAAGACAAAACTCAAAAAGGATATTATCATCCAAGAATACAAGCTCAAAAAGTAGCTGCATACCAATTATTCAAACCCGAAGAAAAAAAGGCTTTTGATGATCTCTACGAAGAGTTCTTCTATCATAGGCATGATTTATTTTGGCAAAAAGAAGCCTATAAGAAACTTCCTGAACTAATAAAAGCAACCAATATGCTTGTATGTGGAGAAGATCTAGGGATGATTCCCAATTCTGTTCCTTGGGTAATGAAAGACTTATCTATATTAAGTTTAGAGATACAACGAATGCCCAAAAAATATGGACTAAAAATAGGCTACCCTAGTGAATATCCTTACAAATCAGTATCTTCTTTTTCAACTCATGATATGAGTACAATTAGAGGATGGTGGGAAGAGAGCAAAGAAAATAGAGAAGTATTCACCCATGAAATTTTAAAAAAAGATGGGGTTATACTTAAGGATATAAATTCTCATATAGCTGAAGAAATTTTAAGTAGAGAACTAAACAGTAACTCTATGTTGGCTATTGAGTGCATTCAAGACTGGCTAGCTCTTTCACCTGAATGGTATGATATATTAACCCCAGAAGAAGAACAAATTAATATCCCTGCTAATTCAAAACATGAATGGAAGTATAGAATGCCTTGCTATATAGAGGAATTAATAGAAAATGAAGAGCTTAATAATAAAATTAAGACACTAATCTCAAATAGTAAACGTAACACAGAAAATCAAAACGATGAAAGTACAAACGAGTCAAATCCTATTGAATAA
- a CDS encoding dihydroneopterin aldolase (COGs: COG1539 Dihydroneopterin aldolase~InterPro IPR006157:IPR006156~KEGG: bth:BT_2149 dihydroneopterin aldolase~PFAM: Dihydroneopterin aldolase~SMART: Dihydroneopterin aldolase~SPTR: Dihydroneopterin aldolase;~TIGRFAM: Dihydroneopterin aldolase subgroup; Dihydroneopterin aldolase~IMG reference gene:2504105659~PFAM: Dihydroneopterin aldolase~TIGRFAM: dihydroneopterin aldolase; FolB domain), protein MKVQTSQILLNNLQFYAYHGVGEQETIVGNTYAIDLKMDVDFSKAALSDDVQETVSYADVYESIKTEMAIPSKLIEHVIYRIGTRLLKDFELIQKIDITLSKTNPPMGADIDTAAVRIICSR, encoded by the coding sequence ATGAAAGTACAAACGAGTCAAATCCTATTGAATAACCTTCAGTTTTATGCCTATCATGGTGTGGGAGAACAAGAAACTATAGTAGGAAATACCTATGCTATAGACCTAAAAATGGATGTAGATTTCTCTAAAGCAGCTCTTAGTGATGATGTACAAGAAACCGTAAGTTATGCAGATGTCTATGAATCCATAAAAACAGAAATGGCTATTCCGTCAAAACTCATAGAACATGTCATTTATAGAATAGGAACAAGACTATTAAAGGACTTTGAGCTCATTCAAAAGATTGATATTACTCTCTCTAAAACAAACCCTCCTATGGGTGCAGATATTGATACTGCTGCTGTTCGTATCATCTGCTCTAGATAG
- a CDS encoding hypothetical protein (COGs: COG1112 Superfamily I DNA and RNA helicase and helicase subunits~KEGG: bfs:BF0812 hypothetical protein~SPTR: Putative uncharacterized protein;~IMG reference gene:2504105660) — protein sequence MENDAKCYYDTLWNIITNKESSLVFKYKQLRSLLERICKAEMSSVDLQATDLSARISYISDKFNLSYSEQQRLHSFRLTSNALLNDEDEPQSNLFLRDLKTISFFIRKLYGIDIPNELYQALPKQDATYHVTNLGEESMRQMRVCYQYADEDYLYVLAVDCVTPELLKVRYNVAEVNDEFEDIHNILWPHAQLNLLDINIDKDGILTPRMFVLEPDYLIDISALAECFRPYGSHPLNYILSRLQSIDNPRPLLLGSIANHFLDEWIYLGDELNYKESMKKVFKKYAIELASCPDLDDRKTEIQFFQDCQMHFQNIGEVVNKTFEMEGYKLNKEDAVLEPSYICESLGVQGRLDYMQRDMSSFIEMKSGKADEYSLPGKIVPHINNRVQMLLYQAVLYYNMNQDKRDVRAYLLYTRYPLLYPARTSWRLIRQAIHVRNQIVATEYKVQSENSLEYTEKVLQQICPDNLNLKGLTGKFWEKYLAPNIDALRLNLLNLTKEERAYFYATYNFITKELYTSKSGDMAYEGKRGAASLWNASFQEKCEEGSIVFNLKIKENRAADLHKPHILLSREELNESGSYALPNFREGDAVVLYERNRGTDDVTNKLVFKGNLEYLSETTICIRLRAAQQNLNVLPQQSYYAIEPDSMDTTFRNMYLGLDAFLSANKERRELLLGQRTPHFLPNNDTEVEKAKNDLDRIVKKALAAQDYFLLVGPPGTGKTSFALRSMVEAFYEKEQTILLLAYTNQAVNEICKSLSRIEPSIHYIRIGSELSCEESYRGHLLETVLEDCNNRTAVRNKIYGCRVFVSTVASLSGKPEIFKLKRFDVAIVDEASQILEPQLLGLLSAKTPKGENGIGKFVLIGDHKQLPAVVQQKEETSAIKDPSLNKLQIFNMRDALFERLYRLNAPKSIDWLTSQGRMHPEIAEFTNHYFYQDRLTCLNLPHQKEIVRPIVRLSVRPKEEVQDLEGRVTFIEADYEDCPESYKINHSEAAIVAHIAHQVYEQLHDSFDANKTLGIITPYRSQIALIKSNLEQYGQEDLSSVLVDTVERFQGSERDIIIYSFCVNAPYQLDFLSNILVEGDAQIDRKLNVALTRARKQLFLTGVSSILKLNPIYKALLDYITKSK from the coding sequence ATGGAAAATGATGCAAAGTGTTATTATGATACTCTTTGGAATATTATAACAAATAAAGAATCTTCACTAGTATTTAAATATAAACAGTTAAGAAGCTTATTAGAAAGAATATGTAAAGCAGAAATGAGTTCGGTTGATCTTCAAGCCACCGATCTTTCTGCTCGAATAAGTTATATTTCAGACAAGTTTAATTTATCGTATTCAGAACAACAGAGGCTGCATAGTTTTCGATTAACTTCTAATGCTCTGTTGAATGATGAAGATGAACCTCAGTCCAATCTATTCTTAAGAGATTTAAAAACAATCTCTTTTTTTATTCGTAAACTTTATGGAATAGATATTCCCAATGAGCTTTATCAAGCACTTCCTAAACAAGATGCTACTTATCATGTAACCAATTTGGGTGAGGAGTCAATGAGGCAAATGAGAGTTTGTTATCAATATGCTGATGAAGATTATTTGTATGTTCTTGCGGTAGACTGTGTTACTCCAGAATTACTAAAAGTACGATATAACGTGGCTGAAGTGAATGATGAGTTTGAAGATATTCACAATATTCTTTGGCCTCATGCTCAGCTCAATCTTCTTGATATAAATATAGATAAAGATGGAATTTTAACGCCCAGGATGTTTGTGCTTGAGCCCGATTATTTAATTGATATTAGTGCTTTGGCAGAATGCTTCCGTCCCTATGGCAGTCATCCTTTAAATTATATTCTTTCTCGCCTTCAATCTATTGATAATCCTCGCCCTTTGTTGCTGGGTAGCATTGCCAACCATTTTCTTGATGAATGGATTTACTTAGGTGATGAGCTCAATTATAAGGAGAGCATGAAGAAAGTCTTTAAGAAATATGCTATAGAGTTAGCTTCTTGCCCTGATTTGGACGACCGTAAAACAGAGATACAGTTTTTTCAAGACTGTCAGATGCATTTTCAGAATATTGGTGAAGTAGTGAATAAAACCTTCGAAATGGAAGGATATAAACTGAATAAAGAAGATGCTGTGTTAGAGCCCTCTTATATTTGTGAGTCTCTAGGAGTACAGGGGCGTTTAGATTATATGCAGAGAGATATGTCTTCTTTTATAGAGATGAAGTCTGGGAAGGCTGATGAATATTCGTTACCTGGTAAAATTGTCCCACATATTAATAATAGAGTGCAGATGTTACTTTATCAAGCTGTTCTTTATTACAATATGAATCAGGATAAAAGAGATGTCCGCGCCTACCTTTTATATACACGTTATCCGTTGCTATACCCTGCACGAACTTCTTGGAGATTAATCCGCCAAGCAATTCATGTGCGTAATCAAATAGTAGCAACAGAATATAAAGTTCAATCGGAAAATTCACTAGAATATACCGAAAAAGTATTGCAGCAGATCTGTCCAGACAACTTAAATTTAAAAGGTTTGACTGGCAAGTTTTGGGAGAAATACTTAGCACCCAATATAGATGCTCTTCGTCTTAATTTGTTGAATTTAACAAAAGAAGAAAGAGCGTATTTTTATGCTACTTATAACTTCATAACCAAAGAGCTCTATACCTCAAAATCGGGCGATATGGCCTATGAGGGAAAAAGAGGAGCTGCAAGTTTGTGGAATGCTTCTTTTCAAGAAAAGTGTGAAGAAGGATCCATTGTCTTTAATTTAAAAATAAAAGAGAACAGAGCAGCCGATTTACATAAGCCTCATATTTTACTAAGCAGAGAAGAACTCAATGAGAGTGGAAGTTATGCTTTACCTAACTTTAGAGAAGGTGATGCTGTGGTTTTGTATGAGCGTAATAGGGGAACAGATGATGTTACCAACAAACTTGTGTTTAAAGGAAATTTGGAATACTTATCTGAAACTACAATTTGTATTCGCTTAAGAGCAGCTCAACAAAACTTAAATGTGCTACCTCAACAATCGTATTATGCGATCGAACCCGATAGCATGGATACGACTTTCAGAAATATGTATTTAGGGTTGGATGCTTTTCTTTCGGCTAATAAAGAGAGAAGAGAACTTCTTTTAGGTCAAAGAACACCCCACTTCCTCCCTAATAATGATACAGAAGTAGAGAAAGCTAAAAATGATCTAGATCGAATTGTCAAAAAGGCATTGGCAGCACAAGATTATTTCTTGCTGGTAGGTCCTCCAGGTACTGGTAAAACCTCATTTGCTTTGCGTAGTATGGTAGAGGCTTTCTATGAAAAAGAACAAACGATATTATTATTGGCCTATACAAATCAAGCTGTAAATGAAATATGTAAGTCACTCTCTCGTATTGAGCCTTCCATTCATTATATTCGTATTGGCAGTGAATTATCTTGTGAAGAATCTTATAGAGGACATTTGCTCGAAACTGTATTAGAAGATTGTAATAATCGCACAGCTGTACGAAATAAAATCTATGGATGTAGAGTTTTTGTCTCTACAGTAGCTAGTTTGAGTGGGAAGCCCGAAATATTCAAATTAAAAAGATTTGATGTAGCAATTGTAGATGAGGCTTCTCAGATACTAGAACCCCAATTATTAGGACTATTATCTGCTAAAACACCTAAAGGAGAAAATGGAATAGGTAAGTTTGTATTGATAGGAGATCACAAGCAACTGCCTGCTGTTGTTCAGCAGAAAGAAGAAACGTCTGCTATTAAAGATCCATCGCTAAACAAACTACAAATATTTAATATGCGTGATGCTCTTTTTGAACGTCTTTATCGATTGAATGCTCCAAAGAGTATAGATTGGTTGACTAGTCAAGGCAGAATGCATCCAGAAATAGCTGAATTTACAAATCATTACTTTTATCAAGATCGTTTGACTTGCTTGAATCTCCCTCATCAAAAAGAGATAGTTAGACCTATTGTTCGACTTTCTGTACGTCCAAAAGAAGAGGTGCAAGATTTAGAGGGTAGAGTCACTTTTATTGAGGCTGATTATGAAGATTGTCCAGAATCATATAAGATAAATCACTCTGAAGCTGCTATTGTTGCTCATATTGCACATCAAGTTTATGAACAACTTCACGATAGTTTTGATGCAAATAAAACCTTGGGAATTATTACACCTTATCGCTCTCAGATAGCTCTTATCAAGAGTAATTTAGAACAGTATGGACAAGAAGATTTGTCTTCTGTTTTAGTTGATACTGTAGAACGGTTTCAGGGTAGTGAACGGGATATTATAATATATTCTTTTTGCGTTAATGCACCATATCAATTGGATTTCTTATCTAATATATTAGTTGAGGGCGATGCTCAGATAGATCGGAAGTTGAATGTGGCTTTGACTAGGGCTAGAAAACAGTTGTTTCTTACTGGAGTTTCGAGCATTTTGAAATTAAACCCGATATATAAGGCTCTGTTAGACTATATTACTAAGTCAAAATAG